In one Brienomyrus brachyistius isolate T26 chromosome 7, BBRACH_0.4, whole genome shotgun sequence genomic region, the following are encoded:
- the sptlc1 gene encoding serine palmitoyltransferase 1, translated as MASGQQWVLVEMVQAFYEAPAYHLILEGILILWIIRLLFSKTYKLQERSDLTEKEKEELIEEWQPEALVPPVSKDHPSLNYNVVSGPPSHKIIVNGKECINFASFNFLGLLDNERVKKQALLSLKKYGVGTCGPRGFYGTFDVHLELEDRLAKFMRTEEAIIYSYGFATIASAIPAYSKRGDMVFVDEAACFSIQKGLQASRSLIKYFKHNDMDDLERLLKEQEVEDQKNPRKARVTRRFIVVEGLYVNTGDICPLPELLKLKYKYKIRIFLEESLSFGVLGDHGRGVTEHFGVNIDDIDLISANMENALASIGGFCCGRSFVIDHQRLSGQGYCFSASLPPMLATAAIEALNIMEEDPEIFTILREKCKHVHKALQGIPGLKVVGEPFTPAIHLQLERSSGSRDHDVKTLKSIVDYCMDRQIALTQARYLDKEERFLPPPSIRVVVTVEQTEEEIDRAAASIRVAAAAILK; from the exons ATGGCGTCCGGACAGCAATGGGTGTTAGTTGAGATGGTGCAGGCTTTCTATGAG GCCCCTGCTTACCATCTAATACTAGAGGGAATTCTCATATTATGGATTATCCGACTCTTGTTCTCAAAGACATACAAATTGCAGGAGAGATCAGATCTCACAgaaaag GAAAAGGAAGAACTAATTGAAGAGTGGCAACCTGAAGCGCTTGTGCCTCCAGTATCGAAGGACCATCCGTCCCTCAACTATAACGTAGTTAGCGG CCCTCCAAGCCACAAAATTATTGTCAATGGGAAGGAGTGCATTAACTTTGCATCGTTTAACTTTTTGGGCCTCCTGGACAATGAGCGAGTCAAG AAACAAGCTCTGTTGTCTCTTAAAAAGTATGGGGTTGGCACATGTGGACCAAGAGGATTTTATGGGACTTTTG ACGTCCACCTGGAATTAGAAGATCGTTTGGCGAAATTCATGAGAACAGAGGAAGCGATCATCTATTCCTATGGCTTTGCGACGATAGCCAGTGCCATCCCTGCGTACTCCAAGAGAGGCGACATGGTGTTTGT AGATGAGGCGGCCTGTTTCTCGATCCAGAAGGGACTGCAAGCCTCGCGCAGCTTAATCAAGTACTTCAAACATAATGACATGGACGACCTGGAGAGGCTGCTGAAAGAACAGGAAGTGGAGGATCAGAAG AATCCACGAAAAGCCCGTGTGACCCGGAGATTCATCGTAGTGGAAGGCTTGTATGTAAACACTGGTGATATTTGTCCTCTTCCTGAACTG CTGAAGCTGAAGTACAAATATAAGATTCGCATCTTCCTGGAAGAAAGCTTGTCGTTTGGGGTTCTGGGAGATCACGGTCGAGGGGTCACCGAGCACTTTGGGGTCAAC ATTGATGACATTGATCTAATCAGTGCAAACATGGAAAATGCCTTGGCTTCTATTGGTGGCTTCTGCTGTGGAAGATCCTTTGTCATAGACCATCAG CGCCTGTCCGGCCAGGGCTACTGCTTCTCTGCCTCCCTGCCGCCGATGCTGGCCACGGCTGCCATCGAGGCCCTCAACATCATGGAGGAAGACCCCG AAATTTTCACCATCCTAAGGGAGAAATGCAAACATGTCCACAAAGCCCTGCAAGG GATCCCAGGTCTGAAGGTTGTTGGGGAGCCCTTCACCCCAGCTATCCATCTGCAGCTGGAGAGGAGCTCTGGATCCAGGGACCATGATGTTAAAACCCTGAAGAGCATCGTAGATTAT TGTATGGACAGGCAGATCGCTCTCACTCAGGCTCGCTATTTGGACAAAGAGGAAAGGTTTCTCCCTCCACCGAG CATCCGAGTGGTGGTGACCGTCGAGCAGACGGAGGAGGAGATCGACAGAGCGGCGGCCTCCATCAGGGTAGCGGCCGCCGCCATCCTGAAGTAG